In the genome of Carassius gibelio isolate Cgi1373 ecotype wild population from Czech Republic chromosome A25, carGib1.2-hapl.c, whole genome shotgun sequence, the window tatatatatatattcacaatatatataaataacaacaaataaaaatttacTATTTAATTGTGTGTATTTAGGAATCATAAAATGCTAGGTATGAAATAAGCCTTGGCACGTTACcaattttattctaaaataatatttttagattattttctccttttttcaGTTTCATAACCGGGTCTTCTGGTGAAAAGGAcctaaaatcaagaaaatatatttatttttgttcattttaatttaatggctcaattttacattttgattttaaatgtttaaatttttttatttaaattacatttatgcatttacagcACATTCAGGctattttttacctaacatgtgttccctgggaatcgaacccacaaccttgcactgctaacgcaatgctctaccgcttgagccacaggaacacattttttttttgtaatttttttaatgtaatactcAGATTCATTTAAATCTgagaaaaatcattaaaaaacatttgtaattcaTTTAGTAACTTTAAAATGCCATTTCCACtacaaaatgaataaacaaactgcaCCTAGTTATAATATCACAATAGTTTGCCATTCTTTTAAATAGTAAAGCAGGTCATAAACACAAGCCTCAAAGTTTCAAGTTACTTCCATTATTTTCATCCTACTTTCGTCTCATCAGATACGGGGAGGCCAATTCGATGAGAAGTACGTTCTTTCGTCTCGAGTCAGGACAGGTAGGAGTATCCGAGGCCTGAGTCTGCCCCCGGCCTGCACCCGCGCTGAGCGCAGAGAGGTGGAGAGGGTCGTGATCGATGCCTTGGCAGGCCTGAAAGGGGATCTGGCGGGAAAATACTTCAGTCTCACTCAAATGAccgaacaagagcagcagcagctcaTTGATGTGGGTATATCCACAAATATGATGACATGTAATTCATTGCTGTCGACTCAACCCAAAAAGTATCCATGCTTaccttttgttttgctatatagGATCACTTCCTGTTTGATAAGCCTGTGTCACCCTTGCTGACATGTGCAGGCATGGCTCGCGACTGGCCTGACGCAAGAGGCATCTGGTGAGTTTAACCTCAGCGAGAAGGAGTTGAGTGGTTTGATGGCGAACAAAGTCCTCTGAAAGTCTGCGTTTCATCCAGAAATAGTCTGAAGCAACCTCTACCGCCATGCACTGTGGTTTGATATTGTTCACAGCATGTACCCATGGCTCACTTACATCTCCTGCATAATTTAtcctcttttttttccctcttcttcCTTCTGCCTGCAAGGGATAGTGTGCCAGACTCCATTTGAAAATGACCTCCGATTTAATACCCTGATGGTTTTTGCACTTCTGAAAACATTAGAGACTATAAGtgagactaaaatgtaataaggTCAATGGCAGCTAGGTTTGGGAATCAAGAACAGgctcttattttaaaaataacagaacaatTTTGCAGATGTGGAGTCTGATTCTCAaacaaattattgaaatatacaGCGCAACCAATGTAGTCCAATTCCAGATCAATTGCCTCTGAGACAATGCTTTAAAACTGAATCAGATTTTCACATTTCATTGTCATCCACTATTTTGTTAATTCACATGGTGGAGATCTCTTCAGAAGCCTTATACAATGCAGGCCAAAGACATTGAACAGATTAAACAGATGCCTTTCAATTCCAGGCACAACAATGAGAAAACCTTCCTGGTGTGGGTCAACGAGGAAGACCACACTCGTGTGATCTCCATGGAAAAGGGGGGCAACATGAAGAGGGTCTTTGAGCGTTTCTGCAAGGGTCTCCTAGAGGTGAGGTCATGCACGTGTAAATATGTGGCTCTCAGTCGCTGTAAAAACCACACAAGCTTCCGTTATTTATCCAGCAGAGATGCTGCAGTGGTTTATTGCAGCTCAGAGCAATCCCCTTTTGTGGACATACAGTTGTAAACACATTGTCCTGGTAGATGGGCATCTGTGTGTGATTATGTGTGTAGGTCTGTCTTAGTCTGTTGCTCATTCTAAAAGgaaattgcatgtttaatatttcatctttttttatagtttttagttCAAACAGATCACTCTTGTATCTTTCTCAAAAGACTCTCTCTTTGTCCCTCAGGTTGAGAGACTAATTCAGGAGAAGGGTTGGGAATTCATGTGGAACGAGCGTCTGGGTTACATTCTCACTTGTCCGTCAAACCTGGGCACGGGGCTAAGAGCTGGTGTCCATGTTACTCTTCCTCGCCTCAGCAAGGTCCTTGCTCTAGAAATACAGTATAAACTTTCTCACCTTTTCAACCAATAATCAGTTAAGAACCACATTAATATGTTATGTCTATTGCgtattgtctttttcttgcaggaccctcgTTTCCCTAAGATTCTGGATAACCTGCGACTGCAGAAAAGGGGGACTGGAGGAGTAGACACAGCAGCTGTTGGAAACACTTTTGATATTTCCAATCTGGACAGGCTGGGCCAATCAGAGGTCAGTGATGTCAAAATCAATCGATCAATTTAAGTGTTAAGAAATTAAGATAATATGTAAATTCTTCACTAATTTGTGtaaatacagtaaattaaaaatgaaacccAATGTTTTGTGCTCCCTTTCCCGTTGATGCTGAAGTACCCTTTTGTCAAggcttttttttatattccattttccatttaaataataattagtaataatattataaattaaataaaattataaaagggTCCAGATGATGACGATTTGATCTGGGATGATCCCTGGCGTTAATTCTCAGTGGAGCAGTGtgcttttatacttttattattaaataatgattattttacaAGAGTGACGTGAAGAGAGTATGCACAGCTGTTGTTTTTATTGCTGCGTGTAGCCTGTGGAAGTCACATTAGCTGCAGTAAGGGTAAAAGCcttcatttcagatttttttattaattaattcatttatttttgtctaaTGGACAGGTTTCATTCTTTTTATCTCTTAATTTGAATTGgctaagaaatcaaatacactacTGGACGGTAACCAATAATTTGTATTCTACAATATTTGTGTGCTATATTTTCCTAAATCCAATTTCATGCTTGGTTTATAAAGGCTAATACGAACAACTTTATCCCatttttatcacagaataagGCAGGAAATATATTTCATAGCTTCTGTAGTAAATGATATGTCAGTTAGCACTGaattatatagtttatttatttgttacctggagatgacttgaaaaacatgCATAAACCATATATTTTCTCAGTTGTGTGTTTATTGTCTCAACGTTTCATCAGTCAAAATGTTTCTACTTTTTATTCAGCTCAGCTACAGCAGATATTGGTTTACCTACTGATAGCCAGGTGCCTTTGTCCATATTATGGATTTCCTGCACATATTAAGATATTACTTCCATAAGTCCATTTTAGACTATCTGCATAAGAGCATTCTCCGGCtctgagtatgaatgaaacagacaCTGCATGAGAGCTTTTAGCGCTCCATGATGTTCAGGATgcttcattttgcatattaataaaaCGTCAGGTCATGCATAGACTATCTTGTCTCTtttaatttaaatctagatttatttACACAGGCCCGTGAAACCTCTACATGAACACACCTGCCAGAATAAAGTGCGGGGAcaagtttattacattttattaaaattaaatattaaaaatggatTTAAATTGTTCTATACACAAAGGTGCCTGTTCTCTTTCGTTTTGCTGTTTAGTTGAGAAAAGTTCAATGCGCATCAATGGGtcttgtcttttttatgttatcttGCTAAAAACTATTTATAGGCTACtttgaactttattttttacttattttaacttttttaaatttttattatcattatcattaatacAATGAATACAATTTAGAACAGAACTATAATTGAGttctattttaaatgtgacagaaatatttttttttctacaacagCAGCAgtagtgtttacaacagcaaaacCACCATaccctgtaaactcaataataataacaacaacattaatatCAATAATACAATTCAGTTTCTAATTCCAGAGCTATTGATgggtgtaaataaataattatttaacttttaaacttAATATGGTCTTTTCTGTTctgtgtttctttttcaaaactgtgtCACAGCATTTGCCGCTGTATCAGTAGAGAAGCCTCCATATTGTAATGCATCACGGTATATTGTACTATTGATATTTTGAGCTCAGCCCTATTTAAAGCCGTGTTCCATCCCTTTTATACTAATATTAAAGTTACAGTCAAGCTGCTGAATAACAGGTTCAAATATGATGATGCCAAATATGATTTGAATCGTTTTTGGTACTTGGCGAGTGTTCATTTTAGGCTCTGAGTACTGATATATTGTGGCAAGTCTCTTTAaagcctgatttttttttttttattatctcacCATGACTTCTTGTCTTTATCATCATGTGCTCAGGTCCAGCTGGTTCAGACTGTGATAGACGGAGTGAACTATCTCATCGAATGCGAGAGGAAACTGGAGAGAGGCCAAGACATCAAAATCCCCGCCCCCATCAGCCAGTTTAAATAGACTCGCTTAGCTCCGCCCTTCTCCTGACTCCTCCCTCTAATGTGTTCTTCCTCCTTCAATATTCCACAGATACTGATCCATAAGCATGCCTCTGTGTTTCGCCAGACATACCACACTCCAGTATAAAACAGGAGTGAATGTATAGTACATCATGATTGTGTTCATGTGGCGCTGTTGATTTGTCACATTGTTACTTACTTGATTGAgttgcaataatattataatagcCATTGTCAAGATTTGCCTCAGGTGTCAGAATTAAACAGACGTTTTTGTTTAAGATGTTGACGATATAAATTGCTGAATGGTCTTGGAGAGTGTCTTATTGTACATTTTACTGTTGTTATAATTGAAAAAAGGCGAAAAGCAATACTACCACtggaactattcatttaaaggtGCTCAGTCATGTTTTATGTTGCACTGGGAGTTGGTTGGTACTGACACCTAGTGGAATGGATGAAGCATAGTAGACATGATTTATTTGCAGTCAGTCAGCTATGATCAGTTTATTTCATAAGTGCAAGTACAGCTAGTCATGTGATTTTAAAATGCCTGCCATAAGCAACCCAATCCATGTAAAATAAAGCAGATGCTGATATCTTTAAGCTTTAAAAGTCTTGCCACCCTGAACTATAAAGGACCTACCATGTGGCgaaaattatatatatctatatattatacCAGTATCACTGTTCTCAGTGGATTCAGCTTGAGATCTGTGCCAAGGTGACTTGAGAGTTCAAATTAGAAAAGTTACTTTTCTAATTGGGTAGTATCTGAGATGAAGTCACAAGGCTTGTACATTGCATTATGTTGGAAAacttatttaaaggggtcatatgatgctgttaaaaagaacattatttggtgtaatgaaatgtgtttaagtcgtttaaggttaaaaaaacacattattttccacataatgtacattattgtttctcctctgtgcccTGCCTTTTGGAACGTGTCGATTTTTACAAGCTTT includes:
- the LOC127947478 gene encoding creatine kinase U-type, mitochondrial-like, which translates into the protein MASSFARVLSNKRKVGILSLVGAGSLTVGFFLNREQHVNAGAHVRRIYPPSAEYPDLRKHNNCMASHLTPAVYAKLSDKTTPNGYTLDEAIQTGVDNPGHPFIKTVGMVAGDEESYQVFADIFNPVIKERHNGYDPCTMKHPTDLDASKIRGGQFDEKYVLSSRVRTGRSIRGLSLPPACTRAERREVERVVIDALAGLKGDLAGKYFSLTQMTEQEQQQLIDDHFLFDKPVSPLLTCAGMARDWPDARGIWHNNEKTFLVWVNEEDHTRVISMEKGGNMKRVFERFCKGLLEVERLIQEKGWEFMWNERLGYILTCPSNLGTGLRAGVHVTLPRLSKDPRFPKILDNLRLQKRGTGGVDTAAVGNTFDISNLDRLGQSEVQLVQTVIDGVNYLIECERKLERGQDIKIPAPISQFK